The following coding sequences are from one Treponema parvum window:
- a CDS encoding ABC transporter substrate-binding protein, giving the protein MKKILLSIIAATFVFTALGCTKKSGAASEPATRTIVDQNGDSITIPSKIERVVITSLWPLPSIYCLYRGGITNLVGMHPGSMAAAKNSYLAAVYPDVLNISTKFVENNVVNIEQLMSLKPDVILFSATNTKEKEMFRAAGLPAIGFATNIAGWNTIETYASWIQLLGEIFGDTGRSTKIIEYGRKIEEMVKSRNDSVSDAERPKTLILFRYDQSGIATSGSTHFGQYWITTAGGKNVAQDMKGVPSINMEQIYQWNPDIIVLTNFTAYLPEDLYDNRIKGYDWSTVNAVKNRKVYKFPLGMYRWYPPSSDSPLSLLWLSTKLQSEKFADIDMDKTIKDYFKNLYGVTLTDEDVNTIYNPPREAAVY; this is encoded by the coding sequence ATGAAAAAAATATTGTTGAGTATTATCGCCGCGACTTTCGTCTTTACGGCGCTCGGATGTACGAAAAAAAGCGGAGCGGCTTCGGAACCTGCGACAAGGACTATAGTCGATCAGAACGGAGACTCTATTACGATCCCTTCAAAAATCGAACGTGTCGTCATAACGTCCCTTTGGCCTCTGCCTTCAATTTACTGCTTGTACCGCGGAGGAATTACGAATCTTGTAGGTATGCATCCGGGATCAATGGCCGCCGCAAAAAATTCATATTTGGCCGCAGTCTATCCGGATGTTTTAAATATCAGCACGAAATTTGTGGAAAATAACGTCGTCAACATCGAACAGCTTATGAGTTTAAAGCCGGATGTGATTCTTTTTTCCGCAACGAACACTAAAGAAAAAGAAATGTTTCGAGCGGCGGGGCTTCCTGCAATCGGCTTTGCCACTAACATTGCAGGCTGGAACACTATTGAAACTTATGCGAGCTGGATTCAATTGCTCGGTGAAATTTTCGGAGACACCGGCCGCTCTACAAAGATAATCGAATACGGCCGGAAAATCGAAGAGATGGTAAAGTCCCGAAACGATTCCGTTTCGGATGCGGAACGTCCGAAAACGCTCATATTGTTCAGATACGATCAGTCGGGCATTGCGACTTCCGGTTCTACTCACTTCGGGCAGTACTGGATCACTACGGCCGGCGGTAAAAATGTCGCGCAGGATATGAAAGGCGTTCCTTCGATAAACATGGAACAGATTTATCAATGGAATCCAGATATTATAGTATTGACGAATTTTACCGCATATCTGCCGGAAGATTTATACGACAACAGGATCAAGGGGTACGACTGGAGCACGGTCAACGCCGTCAAAAACCGTAAGGTGTATAAATTCCCTCTGGGAATGTACCGCTGGTATCCGCCGTCCTCGGATTCCCCTCTTTCTTTGCTCTGGCTCTCTACAAAGCTTCAGAGCGAAAAATTCGCCGATATCGATATGGATAAAACGATCAAGGATTATTTTAAAAACCTTTACGGTGTGACGCTCACCGATGAAGACGTAAATACAATCTATAATCCGCCAAGAGAAGCGGCGGTCTATTAG
- a CDS encoding ABC transporter substrate-binding protein — translation MKKTIFRIFAVFLLVTALGCSKKGKTAQETTRTVVDHNGDTIVLPAKIERVVIASLIPLPSVYCLYRGGTQNLVGIPPASMSAAVNSQLVKIYPEIAKMDTSFVQSGGVNIEQLMSLKPDVILFSATNAKEREMFKTSGIPAVGFSFAQFDFDAIAIYESWIKLLGEIFGDTGRADKMLAYSHSVEKFVKERVEKIPEDKKPRCLVFYACDDKGMRVSGSKMFGQYWIETVGGINAASELKGTAAVNMEQIYDWNPDKVFLNNFCASLPEDLYNNAFKNQDWSSVKAVQTKQVYKYPLGMYRWCPPGPDIPLSLLWCAKQIQPEVFSDVDMDKEIKTYFKNMYGVELSDKDLSEIYNPPREAAIY, via the coding sequence ATGAAAAAAACAATATTCCGTATTTTTGCAGTATTTTTACTTGTGACGGCCTTAGGATGTTCGAAAAAAGGAAAAACTGCTCAGGAAACAACGCGCACCGTTGTTGATCATAACGGAGACACTATCGTGCTTCCGGCAAAGATAGAAAGGGTTGTTATCGCAAGCCTTATTCCGCTTCCTTCCGTTTATTGTCTTTATCGCGGCGGAACGCAAAACCTTGTGGGAATTCCGCCCGCTTCAATGTCCGCCGCCGTTAATTCGCAGCTTGTAAAAATCTATCCCGAAATTGCAAAAATGGACACAAGTTTTGTTCAAAGCGGGGGAGTAAACATCGAACAGCTCATGAGCTTAAAGCCGGATGTTATTTTGTTTTCGGCGACAAACGCAAAGGAACGCGAAATGTTCAAAACCTCGGGGATCCCTGCCGTAGGTTTTTCTTTTGCTCAGTTTGATTTTGACGCGATTGCGATCTATGAAAGCTGGATAAAACTTTTAGGTGAAATTTTCGGCGACACCGGACGTGCGGATAAGATGCTTGCTTATAGCCACTCGGTTGAAAAGTTTGTAAAAGAGCGTGTTGAAAAAATTCCCGAAGATAAAAAGCCCCGCTGTTTGGTGTTTTACGCCTGCGATGATAAAGGAATGAGAGTTTCCGGTTCAAAGATGTTCGGACAGTATTGGATTGAGACTGTAGGGGGAATCAATGCCGCGTCGGAGTTAAAGGGAACGGCCGCCGTCAATATGGAACAAATTTATGACTGGAATCCGGACAAGGTATTTCTCAATAATTTCTGCGCAAGTCTGCCTGAAGATCTTTACAACAATGCTTTTAAAAACCAAGACTGGAGTTCCGTAAAAGCCGTACAGACAAAGCAGGTATATAAATATCCTTTGGGAATGTATCGCTGGTGTCCGCCGGGACCGGATATTCCTTTAAGTTTGCTTTGGTGTGCAAAGCAAATTCAACCAGAAGTGTTTTCCGATGTCGATATGGATAAGGAGATAAAAACTTATTTCAAAAACATGTACGGCGTCGAATTGTCCGATAAGGATCTGTCAGAAATTTACAATCCTCCGCGCGAAGCTGCGATTTACTGA
- a CDS encoding nitrogenase component 1 has protein sequence MSKLCITLPPLAPDYSGVASALFDMGGMIVIHDASGCTGNYVGYDEPRWMGSKSAVYCSGLRHMDAVLGRDDKYIDMIVKAVESIRPKFFAFLGSPVPMVIGTDYKGIAEEVENITGVPSMGFDTKGLDYYDKGISEALIEVLKKFVPAAMTESSAPKIKAINLVGVTPLDFGNKGNDVFLKKAFEDEGVAVNSVLSMGLTIDSLISSVNSKLNVVVSYSGLDIARFMKKKYGIPFITGLPLGNKDKGFILRVKELLESVPPVPPDFESNGMSLDKGLNKNSPVNVLVAGEQVFALSLRNRLLHMNSDVHVDAAFLYNAAEEYSEAGDRICKNEGELRAMLNSGKYRKVIADPLVRQLIKDRPEIEFYGTPHPALSSKIHWNEIFNYFSSDMENFLHSIVKE, from the coding sequence ATGAGTAAACTGTGTATAACCTTACCGCCTTTAGCCCCCGACTATTCGGGCGTAGCGTCCGCCCTTTTCGATATGGGAGGAATGATCGTAATTCATGACGCTTCCGGCTGTACGGGCAATTACGTCGGTTACGACGAACCGCGTTGGATGGGTTCAAAGTCGGCGGTCTATTGCTCGGGGCTCCGCCACATGGACGCCGTTTTAGGCAGAGACGATAAATATATCGACATGATCGTAAAAGCCGTCGAAAGCATACGCCCGAAATTTTTTGCTTTTTTGGGCAGTCCCGTTCCGATGGTAATAGGCACGGACTACAAGGGAATTGCGGAAGAAGTTGAAAACATCACCGGCGTCCCTTCCATGGGATTCGATACGAAGGGGCTGGACTATTACGACAAAGGAATTTCCGAAGCGCTCATTGAAGTTTTGAAAAAATTTGTTCCTGCGGCAATGACAGAATCTTCCGCCCCTAAGATCAAAGCGATAAACCTTGTAGGCGTTACGCCGCTTGATTTCGGGAATAAGGGAAACGACGTATTTCTTAAAAAGGCGTTTGAAGACGAAGGCGTTGCGGTTAATTCGGTTTTATCGATGGGATTGACGATTGACTCTCTTATATCGTCCGTTAATTCAAAATTGAACGTCGTCGTTTCTTACAGCGGATTGGATATTGCGCGGTTTATGAAAAAAAAGTACGGCATCCCGTTTATCACAGGGCTTCCGTTGGGAAACAAGGACAAGGGGTTTATTCTTAGAGTAAAAGAGCTGCTTGAAAGCGTTCCGCCCGTTCCGCCGGATTTTGAAAGCAACGGAATGTCGCTCGACAAAGGGCTTAATAAAAACAGTCCGGTAAATGTTTTGGTTGCGGGAGAGCAAGTGTTCGCCCTTTCACTAAGAAACAGATTGCTGCATATGAATAGCGATGTTCATGTTGACGCGGCCTTTTTATACAATGCGGCTGAAGAATATTCGGAGGCGGGAGACCGTATTTGCAAAAACGAAGGAGAGCTTCGCGCCATGCTCAATTCGGGAAAATACCGAAAGGTCATTGCAGATCCGCTTGTCAGACAGCTTATAAAAGACCGGCCGGAAATTGAATTTTACGGAACGCCGCATCCGGCTCTTTCGAGCAAAATCCATTGGAATGAAATTTTTAATTATTTCAGTTCGGATATGGAGAATTTTCTCCATTCGATCGTAAAAGAATAA
- a CDS encoding nitrogenase component 1 has product MQCCNANFDKCLHYVSPGHGGWGVIRVAALVPESRMLFISPFACGRHGALGGTLAGVKDRISYLFIDESDIVSGNYEEMIPNAVEELFEFLGERPKVLFYFVSCLDDLLGTDHEAVCALLSEKYPDVHFRSCHMNPFQMDTAIPPMVGLQLNIYSLLPEGRKKNPKQINLLGNNEPVNKSCELFRYAAAQGFTVKHITDCKTFEEFESFAESCLNIIVTPPAKKAGVELEERLKIPYLIRFVTYDVEEIKDFYLSLFAKLNMTPVDMTSDIEKAENAFKAAKKVIGDFPIAIDFQAIKAPFCLARVLLQHDFNVQLICADQVLEFDKANYEWLGQNYPDLEVMNPLHPDTVKFEYKGRDFLCIGFDAGYLTGSKHVVDFLDDAGNYGFDGVARLSNLMIKAYEQEADVNKMINDAGLII; this is encoded by the coding sequence ATGCAGTGCTGTAACGCTAATTTCGATAAGTGTCTTCACTACGTATCTCCAGGTCACGGAGGCTGGGGCGTTATCCGTGTCGCCGCCTTAGTTCCCGAAAGCCGGATGCTTTTTATTTCTCCCTTCGCTTGCGGAAGGCACGGCGCCTTAGGCGGAACGCTCGCAGGCGTAAAAGACAGAATATCATATCTTTTTATCGACGAAAGCGACATCGTTTCAGGCAATTATGAAGAGATGATCCCGAATGCTGTTGAAGAGCTTTTTGAATTTTTAGGCGAGCGTCCGAAAGTTCTGTTTTACTTTGTTTCTTGCCTTGACGATCTTTTGGGAACCGATCACGAAGCCGTATGCGCCCTTCTTTCGGAAAAATATCCCGACGTTCATTTCCGTTCCTGCCACATGAATCCTTTTCAAATGGACACCGCGATCCCGCCCATGGTCGGCCTTCAATTGAATATTTACAGTCTCCTGCCGGAAGGCAGAAAAAAAAATCCCAAGCAGATAAATTTGCTTGGAAATAACGAGCCCGTAAACAAAAGCTGCGAATTGTTCCGTTATGCTGCGGCGCAGGGTTTTACGGTTAAGCATATTACGGATTGCAAGACTTTTGAAGAATTCGAAAGCTTTGCGGAATCCTGTTTGAACATAATCGTAACTCCGCCTGCAAAAAAGGCCGGCGTTGAATTGGAAGAAAGGCTTAAAATTCCTTATTTGATCCGGTTTGTGACTTATGACGTTGAAGAAATAAAAGATTTTTATTTAAGCCTTTTCGCCAAGTTGAATATGACGCCCGTCGATATGACGAGCGATATTGAAAAGGCCGAAAACGCGTTTAAGGCGGCAAAAAAGGTAATAGGAGATTTTCCTATTGCGATAGATTTTCAGGCGATAAAGGCGCCGTTTTGTCTTGCCCGCGTGCTTTTGCAGCATGACTTTAACGTTCAACTGATATGCGCCGATCAGGTTTTGGAATTCGATAAAGCAAATTATGAATGGCTTGGACAAAATTATCCCGATCTTGAAGTGATGAATCCGCTGCATCCCGATACGGTAAAATTTGAATACAAAGGCAGAGATTTTCTTTGTATAGGTTTTGACGCCGGCTATTTAACCGGCAGCAAACACGTCGTGGACTTTCTTGACGACGCCGGGAACTACGGTTTTGACGGCGTCGCGAGGCTGTCAAACCTTATGATCAAAGCGTACGAACAGGAAGCTGACGTTAACAAAATGATCAATGACGCCGGACTGATAATATGA
- a CDS encoding AAA family ATPase: MKKIAIYGKGGIGKSTTTSNLSAALSTLGFKVMQIGCDPKSDSVKNLMGGKRIPTVLDRLRENENVKLTLDDIVFKGFNGVLCVEAGGPTPGIGCAGRGIITAFDKLEELDAYVTYKPDIVLYDVLGDVVCGGFAMPIRNGYADEVYIVTSGEMMALYAASNIVHAINNFGKRGYARYAGVILNARNVADEIEVVNKALKEIGGSIIQVIPRNATVQDSENQGKTVIEAYPESEMAGVYLELAKKIGATLKKEENDAVL, from the coding sequence ATGAAAAAGATAGCGATTTACGGTAAGGGTGGAATAGGCAAATCCACTACTACATCGAATTTATCCGCAGCCTTAAGCACTTTGGGTTTTAAAGTGATGCAGATCGGCTGCGATCCCAAATCGGATTCTGTAAAGAATCTTATGGGGGGAAAAAGAATCCCTACGGTGCTGGATCGGCTTCGAGAAAACGAAAACGTTAAACTAACATTGGACGACATAGTTTTTAAGGGGTTTAACGGCGTTTTGTGCGTTGAAGCCGGCGGGCCGACGCCGGGGATCGGCTGTGCAGGGCGCGGCATTATCACCGCGTTCGATAAACTCGAAGAACTCGACGCCTACGTAACCTATAAACCGGATATAGTTTTATACGACGTTTTAGGCGATGTTGTTTGCGGAGGGTTTGCTATGCCTATCCGGAACGGCTACGCCGATGAAGTTTATATAGTTACGTCAGGCGAAATGATGGCTTTGTACGCCGCTTCCAATATCGTTCACGCTATAAACAATTTCGGTAAACGCGGTTACGCGCGATATGCCGGCGTTATTTTGAACGCGCGAAACGTGGCTGATGAAATTGAAGTGGTAAATAAGGCCTTAAAAGAGATAGGCGGTTCGATAATCCAAGTGATTCCGCGGAACGCGACGGTTCAGGATTCCGAAAATCAGGGAAAAACCGTTATTGAAGCTTATCCCGAATCCGAAATGGCAGGGGTTTACCTCGAGCTGGCAAAAAAGATAGGAGCCACGCTCAAAAAAGAAGAAAACGATGCAGTGCTGTAA
- the gatB gene encoding Asp-tRNA(Asn)/Glu-tRNA(Gln) amidotransferase subunit GatB: MGIDKYEIVIGCEIHTQLLTATKAFCACENRYGGMPDTRVCPVCLGLPGAMPRVSKGYVELGAVAGQALNCRIARFTKFDRKHYFYPDLAKGYQITQYDIPLCSDGYVDLPFTHFPEEERPGGKKFRPDNFKGENCVIGGSYRRVRVERIHLEEDVGKSLHFEGKHSYIDYNRCGTPLIEIVTKPDISSPDEASLFMQTVQEILRYVRVTKGNLEEGNMRCDANINLNVWENGKLYHTPISEIKNLNSFRSIREACSYEAERQLHEFETDRKEFEPGYKNTMTWDEEKGVTAVMRTKNSFVDYRFVVEPDIKPFSVSESLIEDARKAVGELPEAKRTRFKKEFALSDFDAETLTSTRELAMWFEEAAKNSKSAKRVANLILSELLAVLNEKNQTIDEIKITPLHIAELADALESNKITSKQGKEVFALMLEKNLLPSVIIKEEGFEQVSDANAIEKIVDDVISANPKAVSDFKGGKTNVVGWLMGQVMKQSRGKADPNQASALLNKKLSVL; the protein is encoded by the coding sequence ATGGGTATCGATAAATATGAGATAGTTATAGGCTGTGAAATTCACACACAGCTTTTAACAGCGACAAAAGCTTTTTGCGCATGCGAAAACCGCTACGGCGGTATGCCCGATACGCGGGTATGCCCCGTTTGCTTGGGGCTTCCGGGTGCAATGCCGCGCGTAAGCAAGGGCTATGTTGAACTCGGCGCCGTCGCCGGACAGGCTTTAAATTGCCGCATAGCGCGTTTTACCAAATTCGACCGCAAACACTATTTTTATCCTGATTTGGCAAAGGGTTATCAGATTACCCAGTACGATATTCCTCTTTGTTCGGACGGATATGTCGATTTGCCTTTTACGCATTTTCCCGAAGAAGAGCGCCCCGGCGGTAAAAAATTTCGGCCTGATAATTTTAAAGGCGAAAATTGCGTTATTGGCGGAAGCTATCGGCGCGTCCGCGTAGAGCGCATTCATTTGGAAGAAGACGTTGGAAAATCGCTTCATTTTGAAGGAAAACATTCCTATATAGATTATAACCGCTGCGGAACTCCCCTTATCGAAATAGTTACAAAACCCGATATTTCAAGTCCCGACGAAGCGTCTCTTTTTATGCAGACGGTGCAGGAAATTCTCCGTTATGTCCGCGTCACGAAAGGCAATCTGGAAGAAGGAAATATGCGCTGCGACGCAAACATAAACCTTAATGTTTGGGAAAACGGAAAACTCTACCATACTCCTATTTCCGAAATTAAAAATTTAAACTCGTTCCGTTCGATACGAGAGGCCTGCTCTTATGAGGCTGAACGGCAGCTGCATGAGTTTGAAACCGACAGGAAGGAATTCGAGCCGGGCTATAAAAACACCATGACATGGGACGAAGAAAAGGGCGTTACGGCCGTCATGCGCACAAAAAATTCTTTTGTAGATTATCGTTTTGTGGTCGAACCGGACATAAAACCGTTCAGCGTAAGCGAAAGTTTGATAGAAGACGCCCGTAAAGCCGTCGGAGAACTGCCTGAAGCGAAGCGTACGCGCTTTAAAAAAGAATTCGCCCTCAGCGATTTTGATGCGGAAACTCTCACTTCAACGCGAGAGCTTGCCATGTGGTTTGAAGAAGCGGCAAAAAATTCAAAAAGCGCAAAGCGCGTTGCAAATCTTATACTTTCGGAACTCCTTGCTGTTTTAAACGAAAAAAATCAGACGATCGACGAAATAAAAATTACACCTTTGCATATCGCGGAGCTTGCGGATGCGCTGGAATCGAACAAGATCACAAGCAAGCAGGGAAAAGAAGTCTTTGCTCTGATGCTTGAAAAAAATCTTCTTCCGTCCGTTATCATCAAAGAAGAAGGTTTTGAGCAAGTCAGCGACGCAAACGCGATAGAAAAGATCGTCGACGACGTTATAAGCGCTAATCCCAAAGCAGTGTCCGATTTTAAAGGCGGAAAAACAAATGTAGTAGGCTGGCTTATGGGACAGGTGATGAAACAGTCTCGCGGCAAGGCCGATCCGAATCAGGCGTCCGCTCTGTTGAACAAAAAACTGTCGGTTTTATAA
- a CDS encoding TRAP transporter large permease has product MIFTHPMFPIFVLFFLFFMNVPIALSLIGSTLYYFVIINHNMPTSLVIQQFVSAVESFPYLAVPFFIMLGSVMNYSGLSDRLMDFAEVLAGHLKGGLAQVNCVLSALMGGISGSANADAAMESKILVPAMLNKGMPLDFSAAVTAASSAVSPVIPPGNNLIMYALIANVAVGDMFLAGYTPGILMTISMMIAVHFIAVKHNYAPSRDKMASPSEILRQVGKSIFALCIPFVIILGMRIGICTPTEAGGVAVLFAFIIGAFAYGKLKFSHIPLILKETVQSTGSVMIIIAAAKVFGFYMSCESIPEMITKALLGLTQNKFLLLMVINLVLLVIGMFIEGGAALIILAPLLVPAVMSRGVDPLHFGVIMIVNIMIGGLTPPFGSMMFTVCSIVNCRFDKFIKQVWPFIIALLIVLVVVTYSESIALLIPKIFGYEPIHTGIQALGG; this is encoded by the coding sequence ATGATTTTTACGCACCCGATGTTTCCCATTTTCGTATTGTTTTTCCTTTTCTTTATGAACGTTCCCATCGCGCTTTCTCTCATAGGTTCGACGCTTTATTATTTTGTAATTATCAACCATAACATGCCGACAAGTCTTGTCATTCAGCAGTTTGTTTCAGCCGTAGAGTCGTTCCCTTATCTTGCGGTGCCGTTTTTTATCATGCTCGGTTCCGTCATGAACTATTCCGGCTTGAGCGACAGGCTTATGGACTTTGCCGAAGTTCTGGCGGGACATCTTAAAGGCGGGCTTGCGCAGGTAAACTGCGTGCTGAGCGCCCTTATGGGCGGAATTTCAGGTTCTGCGAATGCCGACGCCGCTATGGAATCAAAGATTCTCGTTCCGGCAATGCTGAACAAGGGTATGCCCTTGGATTTCAGCGCAGCTGTTACGGCAGCTTCGTCGGCGGTAAGCCCTGTAATTCCTCCGGGAAATAACTTGATCATGTACGCTCTTATCGCAAACGTAGCGGTCGGAGACATGTTCTTAGCGGGTTACACTCCCGGTATTTTGATGACTATTTCCATGATGATCGCGGTTCATTTTATCGCTGTAAAACACAACTACGCTCCCAGCCGCGACAAAATGGCTTCCCCTTCGGAAATTTTGCGCCAGGTGGGAAAATCGATCTTTGCGCTTTGCATTCCGTTCGTGATAATACTCGGAATGCGTATCGGAATCTGTACTCCGACGGAAGCCGGCGGGGTTGCTGTTCTTTTTGCTTTTATTATAGGAGCGTTTGCATACGGGAAATTAAAGTTTTCGCATATTCCTCTTATTTTGAAAGAGACGGTTCAAAGCACTGGTTCCGTTATGATCATTATCGCCGCCGCAAAAGTGTTCGGTTTTTACATGTCTTGCGAATCAATCCCTGAAATGATTACAAAGGCTCTGCTGGGACTTACGCAGAACAAATTTTTGCTTCTCATGGTGATAAATTTGGTTCTTCTCGTTATCGGCATGTTTATCGAAGGCGGCGCCGCCCTTATTATACTTGCGCCTCTTTTAGTGCCCGCCGTTATGAGCCGCGGCGTGGATCCTTTGCATTTCGGAGTAATTATGATTGTTAATATCATGATAGGAGGTTTAACGCCGCCGTTCGGTTCGATGATGTTTACGGTTTGTTCCATAGTGAACTGCCGGTTTGATAAGTTCATCAAACAGGTTTGGCCTTTTATCATTGCGCTTTTGATAGTTCTGGTTGTCGTTACATATTCGGAGAGCATCGCCTTGCTTATTCCGAAAATATTCGGATACGAACCGATTCATACGGGAATCCAAGCCCTTGGCGGGTGA
- a CDS encoding TRAP transporter small permease, whose product MKFDKKDLLSNFELYLGGFFIACTVIITIANVFTRYCLGFTFFWNQEVALIGFVWTIFLGAAGAFKHRMMMGVDFLLQVTHGKVRKTIRLAGSIFVLIITSTMLSLSTAYILRSQKITPVLQISYKWLNLSIILSFVLITIYAIRNVINEILIFIGKRPEPALIVEENI is encoded by the coding sequence GTGAAATTCGATAAAAAAGATTTGTTATCAAATTTTGAATTGTACCTTGGCGGTTTTTTTATCGCTTGCACTGTAATTATTACCATTGCAAACGTGTTTACCCGATACTGTTTAGGTTTTACATTTTTTTGGAATCAAGAAGTTGCCTTAATAGGCTTTGTTTGGACAATTTTCCTTGGCGCCGCGGGTGCATTTAAACATAGGATGATGATGGGTGTAGACTTTTTATTGCAAGTTACGCATGGAAAAGTAAGAAAAACTATAAGATTGGCCGGAAGTATTTTTGTTTTGATCATTACTTCTACAATGTTGTCGCTTTCGACGGCGTACATATTAAGAAGCCAGAAAATAACCCCTGTTTTACAGATTTCATATAAGTGGTTAAATCTCAGTATAATTCTTTCATTCGTTCTTATAACAATCTATGCAATAAGAAACGTTATAAATGAAATCCTTATTTTTATAGGTAAACGGCCGGAACCGGCTCTGATCGTGGAGGAAAATATATGA
- a CDS encoding C4-dicarboxylate TRAP transporter substrate-binding protein, producing the protein MKKFVKSIVTGLLILSVAGLAFAAPKKKSLILATKFLDSEETAMSLRRVEAAINERGKAVNLEIKMYPGLTYAKAADCMEQITQGANVISCDGINFIAEYVPDYDAVTGPFLYADMAEYLAMTKTKLVQDLNAKAAKKGIHVLSLDYVFGFRSMMTNKVISEPADMKGLKIRVPESTVYSYTLDALGATPIAMPYPDTYSAIQQKVIDGVEGSISTYWGTKQYENVKNYSLTNHILAVSGIAMSESYWKGLTKEQQQIIAEEFKNGADDLYKNTLAQESAMLKKLEAVGVKVNKVDTPAFSAACKSVYSRFPKWTPGIFDQIQAELAKIRAKKQ; encoded by the coding sequence ATGAAAAAGTTTGTAAAATCGATCGTTACGGGCCTTTTAATTTTGAGCGTTGCAGGTCTTGCGTTTGCCGCACCAAAAAAGAAATCTCTTATTCTTGCAACCAAATTCTTGGATTCTGAAGAGACGGCGATGTCGTTAAGAAGGGTAGAGGCCGCCATTAACGAACGCGGTAAGGCCGTAAATCTTGAAATCAAGATGTACCCCGGTCTTACGTATGCAAAGGCTGCGGACTGCATGGAACAGATCACTCAGGGGGCAAACGTTATTTCCTGCGACGGTATAAACTTTATTGCCGAATATGTTCCGGATTATGATGCCGTAACGGGTCCGTTCCTTTATGCGGACATGGCGGAATATCTTGCTATGACAAAGACAAAACTCGTTCAGGATCTTAACGCCAAAGCTGCAAAGAAAGGAATTCACGTTCTTTCCTTGGATTATGTATTCGGATTCCGCAGCATGATGACCAATAAGGTTATTTCAGAACCCGCCGACATGAAGGGACTTAAGATCCGCGTTCCAGAGTCAACTGTTTATTCATATACTCTCGACGCTCTCGGTGCAACTCCGATCGCTATGCCTTACCCGGATACGTATTCCGCCATACAGCAAAAAGTTATAGACGGAGTTGAAGGTTCCATTTCCACATATTGGGGAACAAAGCAGTATGAAAACGTAAAGAACTATTCTCTTACTAATCACATTCTCGCCGTTTCCGGTATAGCGATGTCCGAAAGCTATTGGAAAGGACTGACAAAAGAGCAGCAGCAGATTATTGCCGAAGAATTTAAAAACGGCGCAGACGATCTTTACAAGAATACGCTCGCTCAGGAAAGCGCAATGCTTAAAAAGCTTGAAGCGGTCGGCGTAAAGGTGAACAAGGTGGACACACCTGCGTTCTCGGCGGCATGTAAATCCGTATATTCAAGGTTCCCGAAATGGACGCCCGGAATTTTTGATCAGATTCAGGCAGAACTTGCAAAGATCCGTGCAAAAAAACAATAG